From Vigna angularis cultivar LongXiaoDou No.4 chromosome 11, ASM1680809v1, whole genome shotgun sequence:
GTTGACCCTGGTAACCACATCCAAGATTAGATTAACCATGTTAGGACTTGAAATTGAGCCATGATGTAATCCAATTCTTATAGAAAAGACTTTAGCCTCACCACCAAGTTTTCTCACTAATAATTATCCAATCACATGTTTTAGTCATGGACTACTTTTCCAAAGGCTTCCACATAGCTTCATTTGATACTCGATTCCAAGCTTTTTCCAAGTCAATAAAAACTATATGTAGGCATTTTTCTTCACCATTATCCATCCTCTTAAAGATTTCTTTTATCTCCAACACGAATTCTACAACATGAATCTAAACTTTATTCATCCTCATAAATTTCTAGTGCTTCCATATTATAAGTCAATCCTTGTTCATCACATAAAAACCATAATCCTCACagatgattataaaaaaatttcttaagaaACATTTACAATACAACTTTTTTGACACATTCATATTATCAGAAGATGCCTCACTAAGAAGGTTGTTTTTTAAATGTAACATATAAGAAACAATCCAATCATTGTCAGAGTGTAATGTATGTGAACAATGCAATCATAAGCATGAGACATCAACATCAGTATTGTTGCATTGGCAATACTAATTTAGATTACCTTAGAAGCATTCCCCACCATTTCACTCTGAAGTTGTATCACATTCTCTTCAAAGCTGTATGTCCCTTTCTGGAAGCACAATGTCAAATGACACCTTAATAGCAGAGAAGGGAACTAGAAGggaataaaaaatgaaaggcAAGAAAGTAACTAACCCCATGGACCTAGAAGCAATGAAATGATCAAGACCTTTATGTTTAAACAGTTAAATTAAGGAAGAAAGCTATAAATCAAACATATATTTGGAAGAATATATCAACATGACAAGAAAAACAGTGTATACATAACGCATTGCATAACTTATGCATCAATGCATATAGAGGGAAATTTATTGCAAGCAACTGGGTATAATGGATTGAATGCAATGTTAGGAAAATTGGGACTCAAAACGTAGCAGAAGTGGACTGTTTTGCCATAGAGTTTATTTGGAGCAAAATACAGAATAATTGGAGCAAagtacaaaataataaacacgTGCTTGTTGTTTGACAAGTAACAAAAAAAGTCAAGGATTTAGGTTGATCCAAAGGGTATTACTcatcaaaattaaatcaattcccaaaatttcatattcaaatagAGTTGTCTCAAAATTTAAACTGAGGAGTTATGCATATTAAGAGTCCATGGAGCTTCTAAACCCACACCATTCCTATAGCATACGGATTATACAGACACAAGTATGAAGCCAATTGGTCAAACAGTGTATCCGTAAtaaaaaccaaatcaaattgaaaaatagtACCTGAACTTCCACAAGACCATTGCTTTGAGCAATCACAACTTCCATGGTGCCATCAGGTTTAGGACGCCAGTATCCACTCTCACCGTGCATAGGCTCTCCAGAGCTGAGTTTCCATGTCTTCTGAGTGTACCCTATCACAGGCTATACCCATTTCACACACAACCAAACCAAATAAACAGAATCAGTTCACAACCACCcacaaaagaagagaaacaagATGAATTAAACTGAAGTCCTCAGCATATATCATCATAAATGGTTAAAAGAAGAATGTAATcgaaaaacacaaataatgtaaatttaatAGTTCATTGCCATATAATTAGAAGTCATTTACTTTTCTGTACTTTAAACATCATGTTTCGGATaatcctttaattttctttgccTGAGTGAGAATTGTATTTTACCATAAACAATCTTACTAGTCACATATAAAGGGCGAAATTGTTCCTTAGCATATTCCGGATCTGAACTAGTACTACTGGATAAACTGAAACAACATCGTACTAGTTGATTTACTTTTGAATTGATTGACCATGTAAGCTAatggtgtattaaaataaaattcttaaaaaaacaaaaacaacccagtaaataaaaagagaacTTCAAGGGACCCAGATAGTGTTTATGGAGAAAGAGACAGGAAAACCTTGTTGGGGGAATGGGAGAAGAAAAGCTCTTCGCCATAGGAGAAGGAATGTATAGTGGGGAAGCCTCCTTCTCCTTGGCCCCTCCAAGTGCCCAGAAGGAAGGAGAGCGGTGCCACCGCGGGGTGTATCACAGGCGGTGATGTTACCGGCGTCGGAGAATTCTTTTCAGCATCCATCTCTGTTTTTCTTTGGAAAATGTTTATGTGAACCCAATTATTGTAGAATCCAAAATGGGTATTTGGATTTATTGCTGTAACTTAACTTGTGTGTTACTTTGTTCTGTGTTTACGAAGGTGATGATAGCTAGACGTCCAAAAGCTGGTGACTTTCTAAAAAAAGAACATATCTactatataaattta
This genomic window contains:
- the LOC108332439 gene encoding peroxynitrite isomerase Rv2717c isoform X1, with translation MDAEKNSPTPVTSPPVIHPAVAPLSFLLGTWRGQGEGGFPTIHSFSYGEELFFSHSPNKPVIGYTQKTWKLSSGEPMHGESGYWRPKPDGTMEVVIAQSNGLVEVQFPSLLLRCHLTLCFQKGTYSFEENVIQLQSEMVGNASKVKEIRRSFKVVDGVLCYEVQMATNTVSLQPHLKATLKKL
- the LOC108332439 gene encoding peroxynitrite isomerase Rv2717c isoform X2, with amino-acid sequence MDAEKNSPTPVTSPPVIHPAVAPLSFLLGTWRGQGEGGFPTIHSFSYGEELFFSHSPNKPVIGYTQKTWKLSSGEPMHGESGYWRPKPDGTMEVVIAQSNGLVEVQKGTYSFEENVIQLQSEMVGNASKVKEIRRSFKVVDGVLCYEVQMATNTVSLQPHLKATLKKL